One Cupriavidus taiwanensis LMG 19424 DNA segment encodes these proteins:
- the pelG gene encoding exopolysaccharide Pel transporter PelG has translation MAGIGFELRKMLRRDNLSGMLSAYAYAGIISSGPWILSIVGILLIGMLSLPFVVPGTLITQFQVSVTYLIAGSLILTGPMQLSFTRFTSDRLFEKRDHLILSNYHAVALLATVLSGGIGVACAVFSFGQQSVLYRLLMVAGFVVLSNIWIAAIFLSSMKQYKAIVWTFLLGYAVSVAAALGLRGYGMEGLLGGFVAGQLCLLTGMVTLIYRNYTSRQFVSFEVFQRRYAYPSLVAIGLLYNLGIWIDKFMFWYAPSTGHEVIGPLRASIIYDIPVFLAYLAIIPGMAVFLVRIETDFVEYYDAFYDAVRGGSSLEHIEDMRNTMVQTIRLGLYEIVKVQAIAALLLFAVGVWVLRLLGISELYLPLLYVDVIGASLQVVLLGVLNIYFYLDRRREVLLLTALFVVLNFALTLVTLQLGPAWYGYGFAVSLLVVVALALAMLDHKLERLEYETYMLQ, from the coding sequence ATGGCCGGCATTGGATTCGAGCTGCGCAAGATGCTGCGGCGGGACAACCTGTCCGGCATGCTGAGCGCCTACGCGTACGCCGGCATCATCAGTTCGGGGCCGTGGATCCTGTCGATCGTCGGCATCCTGCTGATCGGCATGCTGAGCCTGCCGTTCGTGGTGCCGGGGACGCTGATCACGCAGTTCCAGGTCTCGGTGACCTACCTGATCGCTGGCAGCCTGATCCTGACCGGGCCGATGCAGCTGTCGTTCACGCGCTTTACTTCCGACCGGCTGTTCGAGAAGCGCGACCACCTGATCCTCAGCAACTACCACGCGGTCGCGCTGCTGGCGACGGTGCTGTCGGGCGGGATCGGCGTGGCGTGCGCGGTGTTCAGCTTCGGCCAGCAGTCCGTGCTGTACCGTCTGCTGATGGTGGCGGGCTTCGTGGTGCTGAGCAATATCTGGATTGCGGCGATCTTCCTGTCCAGCATGAAGCAGTACAAGGCGATCGTATGGACCTTCCTGCTGGGCTATGCGGTCTCGGTGGCGGCCGCGCTGGGGCTGCGCGGCTACGGCATGGAAGGGCTGCTGGGCGGGTTCGTCGCGGGCCAGCTGTGCCTGCTGACCGGCATGGTGACGCTGATCTACCGCAACTACACCAGCCGCCAGTTCGTCTCGTTCGAGGTGTTCCAGCGCCGCTATGCCTACCCCAGCCTGGTGGCGATCGGACTGCTGTACAACCTGGGCATCTGGATCGACAAGTTCATGTTCTGGTACGCGCCGTCTACCGGGCACGAGGTGATCGGGCCGCTGCGCGCGTCGATCATCTACGACATTCCGGTGTTCCTGGCCTACCTCGCCATCATTCCCGGCATGGCGGTGTTCCTGGTGCGCATCGAGACCGATTTCGTCGAGTACTACGACGCCTTCTACGATGCGGTGCGCGGCGGCAGCTCGCTGGAGCATATCGAGGACATGCGCAACACCATGGTCCAGACCATCCGGCTGGGCCTGTACGAGATCGTCAAGGTGCAGGCCATCGCCGCGCTGCTGCTGTTCGCGGTGGGCGTGTGGGTGCTGCGCCTGCTGGGCATTTCCGAGCTGTACCTGCCCCTGCTGTACGTCGATGTGATCGGCGCCAGCCTGCAGGTGGTGCTGCTGGGCGTGCTCAACATCTACTTCTACCTGGACCGGCGCCGCGAAGTACTGCTGCTGACCGCGCTGTTCGTGGTGCTGAACTTCGCCCTGACGCTGGTGACGCTGCAGCTGGGACCGGCCTGGTATGGCTATGGCTTCGCGGTGTCGCTGCTGGTGGTGGTGGCGCTGGCGCTGGCCATGCTGGACCACAAGCTGGAGCGCCTGGAATACGAGACCTACATGCTGCAATAG
- a CDS encoding CHASE2 domain-containing protein, producing the protein MARAAQSARATGRTAVAASGSADAPGRPGHAFGQRTLVEWCLLAAAVLALAMLAARQGWTERADLAAYDIAIGAQHHPARDDIVIVGIDDASITAIGRWPWRRAVLAQLLERIAAGRPRVIGVDVILSERDTRYPQDDAVLARSMALAGNVVLPVVAEPGPDGMLVRYPLAGLGAAVGHINMVVDTDGVARQVYLREGPHPVAAAGVPHLAAVMAGFGRAGALSAGVRQEPAVITEANGWERSGRLRIPYAGPPGTFARVSVRDVLEGRIDPAMFAGKAVLVGALATGMGDVLPTPVSRDGRGMSGVEILANTVQAVTDGDAIVAVSPAWQAGGTLLAVLLAALAALRLPPRGALVVTGLLLAGLLLGSLALLALARLWFAPAAAVLGCVLFYPLWSWLRQEAALRFLSDELARLEREPGVMPAPRQTGATLDSRMRAVYAMSAQLRGLRRFLSDSLESLPDATAICDLDGGVLLANRRCVALAPTVLARLPEAPAEPGVPRPGIRALIEAVCPAPAPALAYWQALHDHYAGAPAARTPVPEGGIEVSGRGDRRYLLHGAPLHGESGAAAGLIVSVIDITAIRLAERQREQMLRFLSHDMRSPQASILALIELQERRAGHAATSAGDGAPDSGVLARIAAHARRTLALADDFISVARAESKALAFIEVELGGLVLDATDQLWALARAREVSLQIDLPDDPAVLQGEPALLVRAIANLVSNAIKFSPAGGTVTVSLAREPERFVVAVQDHGPGIADADQARLFEPFARLHEGQPGAPEGTGLGLVLVRAVAERHGGQASVRSQAGMGAVFRIELPAPAPSP; encoded by the coding sequence ATGGCCAGGGCGGCGCAATCGGCTCGGGCGACCGGCCGGACGGCGGTGGCCGCATCCGGCTCCGCTGACGCACCGGGCCGGCCGGGGCACGCGTTCGGCCAGCGCACGCTGGTCGAATGGTGCCTGCTGGCCGCCGCGGTGCTGGCGCTGGCAATGCTTGCGGCGCGCCAGGGCTGGACCGAGCGCGCCGACCTGGCCGCCTACGACATCGCCATCGGCGCCCAGCATCATCCGGCCCGCGACGACATCGTCATCGTCGGCATCGACGACGCCAGCATCACCGCCATCGGCCGCTGGCCGTGGCGCCGCGCGGTGCTGGCGCAGCTGCTCGAGCGCATTGCCGCCGGCCGCCCGCGCGTGATCGGCGTCGACGTGATCCTGTCCGAGCGCGATACCCGCTATCCCCAGGACGACGCCGTGCTGGCGCGCAGCATGGCGCTGGCCGGCAACGTGGTGCTGCCGGTGGTGGCCGAGCCCGGCCCGGACGGCATGCTGGTGCGCTACCCGCTGGCCGGGCTGGGCGCCGCGGTCGGGCATATCAACATGGTGGTCGATACCGACGGCGTGGCGCGCCAGGTCTACCTGCGCGAAGGCCCGCATCCCGTGGCCGCCGCGGGCGTGCCGCACCTGGCCGCCGTCATGGCCGGCTTCGGCCGCGCGGGGGCGCTGTCCGCCGGCGTGCGCCAGGAGCCGGCCGTGATCACCGAAGCCAACGGCTGGGAACGCAGCGGCCGCCTGCGCATTCCGTACGCCGGCCCGCCCGGCACCTTTGCCCGCGTGTCAGTGCGCGACGTGCTGGAGGGTCGCATCGATCCGGCCATGTTTGCCGGCAAGGCGGTGCTGGTCGGCGCGCTCGCCACCGGCATGGGCGACGTGCTGCCGACGCCGGTCTCGCGCGATGGCCGCGGCATGAGCGGCGTCGAGATCCTGGCCAACACCGTGCAGGCGGTGACCGACGGCGATGCCATTGTGGCGGTGTCCCCCGCCTGGCAGGCCGGCGGCACGCTGCTGGCGGTGCTGCTGGCCGCGCTGGCGGCGCTGCGGCTGCCGCCGCGCGGCGCGCTGGTGGTCACCGGGCTGCTGCTGGCGGGCCTGCTGCTGGGGTCGCTGGCGCTGCTGGCGCTGGCGCGGCTATGGTTTGCCCCGGCCGCCGCGGTGCTGGGCTGCGTGCTGTTCTATCCGCTGTGGAGCTGGCTGCGCCAGGAAGCGGCGCTGCGCTTCCTGAGCGACGAGCTGGCGCGGCTGGAGCGCGAGCCCGGCGTGATGCCCGCGCCGCGCCAGACCGGCGCCACCCTGGATAGCCGCATGCGCGCGGTCTACGCCATGAGCGCGCAGTTGCGCGGCCTGCGCCGTTTCCTCTCCGACAGCCTGGAAAGCCTGCCGGATGCCACCGCCATCTGCGACCTGGACGGCGGCGTGCTGCTGGCCAACCGGCGCTGCGTGGCGCTGGCCCCGACGGTGCTGGCGCGCCTGCCCGAGGCGCCTGCGGAGCCGGGCGTGCCGCGTCCTGGCATCCGCGCGTTGATCGAGGCGGTGTGCCCGGCGCCGGCACCCGCGTTGGCGTACTGGCAGGCGCTGCATGATCACTATGCCGGCGCGCCTGCGGCGCGGACGCCGGTGCCCGAGGGCGGCATCGAAGTGTCCGGGCGCGGCGACCGCCGCTACCTGCTGCATGGCGCGCCGCTGCACGGCGAGTCGGGCGCCGCGGCAGGGCTGATCGTCAGCGTGATCGACATCACCGCCATCCGCCTGGCGGAGCGCCAGCGCGAGCAGATGCTGCGCTTCCTGTCGCACGACATGCGCTCGCCGCAGGCGTCGATCCTGGCGCTGATCGAGTTGCAGGAGCGCCGCGCGGGTCATGCTGCCACAAGCGCCGGCGATGGTGCCCCGGACAGCGGCGTGCTGGCCCGCATCGCGGCGCATGCGCGCCGCACCCTGGCGCTGGCCGACGATTTCATCAGCGTGGCGCGCGCGGAGTCGAAGGCGCTGGCGTTCATCGAAGTGGAGCTCGGCGGGCTGGTGCTCGACGCCACCGACCAGCTGTGGGCGCTCGCCCGGGCTCGCGAGGTGTCCTTGCAAATCGACCTGCCCGACGATCCCGCGGTGCTGCAGGGCGAACCCGCGTTGCTGGTGCGCGCCATCGCCAACCTGGTCAGCAACGCGATCAAGTTCAGCCCGGCGGGCGGCACCGTGACGGTGTCGCTGGCGCGCGAGCCGGAGCGTTTCGTGGTGGCCGTGCAGGACCACGGGCCCGGCATTGCCGACGCCGACCAGGCCCGGCTGTTCGAGCCGTTTGCGCGGCTGCATGAAGGCCAGCCCGGCGCGCCGGAAGGGACCGGGCTGGGCCTGGTGCTGGTGCGCGCCGTGGCCGAGCGGCACGGCGGCCAGGCCAGCGTGCGCAGCCAGGCCGGCATGGGTGCCGTGTTCCGCATCGAGCTGCCCGCGCCGGCCCCCTCGCCATGA
- a CDS encoding response regulator transcription factor — protein sequence MRIASVEDDPDQAELIRQILGEAGFECESFANGADLLRALRERAYDLLLVDWQLPGTSGYELVSWVRQKSGNMPPILFVTSRTAESDIVDGLTVGADDYMLKPIRAGELVARVRSLLRRAYPEAAQEVELIRRGNYTVDTHARTITVGGEAAVLSPREYELALFLFRNTGRLLAREVMEQAVWGRAMGAGSRTLDTHISRLRLKLALRPENGVRLTSVYSHGYRFEEISAAEAQADEARDA from the coding sequence ATGCGAATTGCATCCGTGGAGGATGATCCGGATCAGGCCGAACTGATCCGGCAGATTTTGGGCGAAGCCGGTTTCGAATGCGAATCCTTCGCCAACGGCGCCGACTTGCTGCGCGCCTTGCGCGAACGCGCCTACGACCTGCTGCTGGTCGACTGGCAACTGCCGGGCACCAGCGGCTATGAACTGGTCAGCTGGGTGCGGCAGAAGTCCGGCAACATGCCGCCGATCCTGTTCGTCACCAGCCGTACGGCCGAATCCGATATCGTCGACGGCCTGACGGTGGGCGCCGACGACTACATGCTCAAGCCCATCCGCGCCGGCGAGCTGGTCGCGCGCGTGCGCTCGCTGCTGCGCCGCGCCTATCCCGAGGCCGCGCAGGAGGTCGAACTGATCCGGCGCGGCAACTACACCGTCGATACCCATGCGCGCACCATCACCGTCGGCGGCGAAGCGGCGGTGCTGTCGCCGCGCGAGTATGAGCTGGCCCTGTTCCTGTTCCGCAATACCGGGCGCCTGCTGGCGCGCGAGGTGATGGAACAGGCGGTGTGGGGCCGCGCCATGGGAGCGGGCTCGCGCACGCTGGATACGCATATCTCCCGCTTGCGCCTGAAGCTGGCGCTGCGCCCCGAGAACGGCGTGAGGCTGACCTCGGTGTATTCGCACGGCTATCGCTTCGAAGAAATTTCCGCGGCCGAAGCGCAGGCGGACGAGGCCAGGGATGCGTAA
- the pelF gene encoding GT4 family glycosyltransferase PelF has protein sequence MSEISLKAASADVMLLLEGTFPYVSGGVSSWVNQMIRAFPELRFGIVFIGSRREDYGDMAYQLPVNVVHLETHYLYDFPPPPLVQGRSGDAKAFDAADRLHDLLREPGREAEAGAMIRELMPALREGGALGEDAFLYSRRAWQTITDQYRRFCTDPSFTDYFWTVRIMHKPLWQLVRIADGLIPARVYHTVSTGYAGFLGALLRHRNQRPLLVSEHGIYTKERKIDLFQSQWIRDNRNVFERDISQISYFRELWVRFFETLGRVCYDAGDDIVALYEGNRRRQVQDGAPEARTRSIPNGIDLPRLAPLRARRQPGVPPVLCLIGRVVPIKDVKTFIRAMLTVVREYPEAEGWIAGPEDEDPEYARECRSLAESLGLGKKVKFLGFQRIDALLPQVGVLVLSSISEALPLVVLEGFAAGVPCVTTDVGSCRELLFGLPGEDAALGPAGEVVRIADPAALAAAALGLLRDPARWQAAQAAGVARVERYYTQERMVGSYRELYQRLMAQPDGTGHDGPARHGGNPARCPVHGGA, from the coding sequence ATGAGCGAGATTTCGTTGAAAGCGGCGTCGGCCGACGTCATGCTGCTGCTCGAAGGCACCTTCCCTTACGTGAGCGGCGGCGTGTCGAGCTGGGTCAACCAGATGATCCGGGCGTTCCCGGAGCTGCGCTTCGGCATCGTCTTCATCGGCAGCCGGCGCGAGGACTATGGCGACATGGCCTACCAGCTGCCGGTGAACGTGGTGCACCTGGAAACCCATTACCTCTATGACTTCCCGCCGCCGCCGCTGGTGCAGGGCCGCAGCGGCGACGCGAAGGCGTTCGATGCCGCCGACCGCCTGCACGACCTGCTGCGCGAGCCGGGGCGCGAGGCCGAAGCCGGCGCGATGATCCGCGAACTGATGCCGGCGCTGCGCGAAGGCGGCGCGCTCGGCGAGGACGCGTTCCTGTACAGCCGCCGTGCCTGGCAGACCATCACCGACCAGTACCGGCGCTTCTGCACCGATCCGTCGTTCACCGATTACTTCTGGACCGTACGCATCATGCACAAGCCGCTGTGGCAGCTGGTGCGGATTGCCGACGGGCTGATCCCGGCGCGCGTCTACCACACCGTTTCCACCGGCTATGCTGGTTTTCTCGGCGCGCTGCTGCGCCACCGCAACCAGCGCCCGCTGCTGGTGTCGGAGCATGGCATCTATACCAAGGAACGCAAGATCGACCTGTTCCAGAGCCAGTGGATCCGCGACAACCGCAATGTGTTCGAGCGCGACATCTCCCAGATCAGCTATTTCCGCGAGCTGTGGGTGCGCTTTTTCGAAACCCTGGGCCGGGTCTGCTACGACGCCGGCGACGACATCGTCGCGCTCTACGAGGGCAACCGCCGCCGCCAGGTGCAGGACGGCGCCCCCGAGGCGCGCACGCGCAGCATCCCCAACGGCATCGACCTGCCGCGCCTCGCGCCGTTGCGCGCGCGGCGCCAGCCCGGCGTGCCGCCGGTGCTGTGCCTGATCGGCCGGGTCGTTCCCATCAAAGACGTCAAGACCTTTATCCGCGCGATGCTGACGGTGGTGCGCGAATACCCCGAAGCCGAAGGCTGGATCGCAGGCCCGGAGGACGAAGACCCGGAATACGCGCGCGAATGCCGCAGCCTGGCCGAAAGCCTGGGACTGGGCAAGAAGGTGAAATTCCTGGGTTTCCAGCGCATCGACGCGCTGCTGCCGCAGGTGGGTGTGCTGGTGCTCAGCTCGATCAGCGAAGCGCTGCCGCTGGTGGTGCTGGAAGGCTTTGCCGCGGGCGTGCCGTGCGTGACCACCGACGTGGGCTCGTGCCGCGAGCTGCTGTTCGGCCTGCCCGGCGAGGACGCCGCGCTGGGCCCGGCCGGCGAGGTGGTGCGCATCGCCGATCCCGCCGCGCTGGCCGCGGCCGCGCTCGGGCTGCTGCGCGACCCGGCGCGCTGGCAGGCGGCCCAGGCCGCCGGCGTGGCGCGCGTGGAGCGCTACTACACGCAGGAGCGCATGGTGGGCAGCTACCGCGAACTGTATCAACGGCTGATGGCGCAGCCTGACGGCACCGGGCATGACGGACCCGCCCGGCACGGCGGCAATCCCGCGCGCTGCCCGGTCCACGGAGGAGCCTGA
- a CDS encoding heavy metal response regulator transcription factor — MKLLVVEDESKTGEYLRQGLTEAGFVVDLVHNGLDGQHMAMTEPYDLIILDVMLPDVDGWRIVQALRAGQNPVPVLFLTARDSVADRVKGLELGADDYLVKPFAFSELLARVRTLLRRGTAQMTLDRIQVADLVLDLTRRRATRAGRRITLTSKEFALLELLARRRGEVLPRSLIASQVWDMNFDSDSNVIDVAIRRLRAKIDDGFDARLIQTVRGMGYVLEAPEAADEAGAPLANDGQPT; from the coding sequence ATGAAACTGCTTGTGGTGGAGGACGAATCCAAGACCGGCGAATACCTGCGCCAGGGGCTGACCGAGGCGGGCTTCGTCGTCGACCTGGTGCACAACGGGCTGGACGGCCAGCATATGGCCATGACCGAGCCCTACGACCTGATCATCCTGGACGTGATGCTGCCGGATGTGGATGGCTGGCGCATCGTGCAGGCCCTGCGCGCAGGGCAAAACCCCGTGCCGGTGCTGTTCCTGACCGCGCGCGACAGCGTGGCCGACCGCGTCAAGGGGCTGGAGCTGGGCGCGGACGACTACCTGGTCAAGCCGTTCGCCTTCTCCGAACTGCTCGCGCGCGTGCGCACGCTGCTGCGCCGCGGCACCGCGCAGATGACGCTGGACCGCATCCAGGTGGCCGACCTGGTGCTGGACCTGACCCGCCGCCGCGCCACGCGTGCCGGCCGCCGCATCACGCTGACCAGCAAGGAGTTCGCGCTGCTGGAACTGCTGGCGCGCCGCCGCGGCGAGGTGCTGCCGCGCTCGCTGATCGCCTCACAGGTGTGGGACATGAATTTCGACAGCGACAGCAATGTCATCGACGTCGCCATCCGGCGCCTGCGCGCCAAGATCGACGACGGCTTCGATGCCAGGCTGATCCAGACCGTGCGCGGCATGGGCTATGTGCTCGAAGCGCCCGAAGCCGCCGACGAAGCAGGCGCGCCTCTGGCAAACGACGGGCAACCCACATGA
- a CDS encoding FecR domain-containing protein has translation MRKAGRGIALALLAQSALFGGMAAPAHAGPAGAEGADFIYVVEPGDTLIGLASRYMASEQGWRTLQRLNRVADPYRLVPGSRVRIPLSQIPEQAASARVVYVSGEVRANGRPVQVGMTLDEAARIETPAGGSATLELPDRTRVTLPPATTVAVNRLRTFARSGLVDTVIRIDKGAAETRVAPEGGGVGRFELHTPMMVTGVRGTRYRVSVDAGSSRSEVLQGRIGVSAARGARARPAPDRAMTAAASLEAGYGIGVSAGGKLSPPVALLAAPALLPPNETVLGPSFEAAWQPVPGAVGYRVRVARDAALSELVWTGTASGADAARVRVDGLPEGTLYLSVSAIDKHQLTGHDAQAPVSVRLNPPAPFTQQPAADAVRYADAVTFEWATVPDAARYELALATDAAFTRDAAVHAAAASPAAQALAPGRWWWRVRSVDAADLPGPWSDAVPFRIEPKPPVPTLQDDGGALHIGWPDGGGGPGYLVQMAADAGFATLLADQHTATNAIDLPRPAPGVYYIRVARAAPGVAPDPAAFSAPQRIDVIALLRDGQGGAIGSGDRPDGGGRIRLR, from the coding sequence ATGCGTAAGGCGGGGCGTGGCATCGCGCTGGCGCTGCTGGCCCAGTCTGCACTGTTCGGCGGGATGGCGGCGCCCGCGCATGCCGGGCCCGCGGGCGCGGAGGGCGCCGATTTCATCTACGTGGTCGAGCCGGGCGATACGCTGATCGGGCTGGCCTCGCGCTACATGGCATCGGAGCAGGGATGGCGCACGCTGCAGCGCCTGAACCGCGTGGCCGATCCGTACCGGCTGGTGCCGGGGTCGCGCGTGCGCATCCCGCTCAGCCAGATTCCGGAACAGGCCGCGTCGGCGCGCGTGGTCTACGTGAGCGGCGAGGTACGCGCCAACGGCCGGCCGGTGCAGGTGGGCATGACCCTTGACGAGGCGGCGCGCATCGAGACCCCGGCCGGTGGCTCGGCCACGCTGGAGCTGCCGGACCGCACCCGTGTCACCTTGCCGCCGGCGACGACGGTGGCGGTCAACCGCCTGCGCACGTTCGCGCGCAGCGGCCTGGTCGACACCGTGATCCGCATCGACAAGGGCGCGGCCGAGACCCGCGTGGCGCCCGAGGGCGGCGGGGTCGGCCGCTTCGAACTGCATACGCCGATGATGGTGACCGGCGTGCGCGGCACCCGCTACCGGGTGTCGGTCGACGCGGGCAGCAGCCGCAGCGAGGTGCTGCAGGGCCGCATCGGCGTCAGCGCCGCGCGCGGCGCGCGCGCGCGGCCGGCACCTGACCGCGCCATGACCGCGGCGGCGTCGCTCGAGGCCGGCTATGGCATCGGCGTGTCGGCCGGCGGCAAGCTGTCGCCACCGGTGGCGCTGCTGGCGGCGCCGGCCTTGCTGCCGCCCAATGAAACCGTGCTGGGGCCGTCGTTCGAGGCGGCCTGGCAGCCGGTGCCGGGCGCTGTCGGTTACCGCGTGCGGGTGGCGCGCGATGCGGCGCTGAGCGAACTGGTCTGGACCGGTACCGCAAGCGGCGCCGATGCCGCCCGGGTGCGGGTCGATGGCCTGCCGGAAGGCACGCTGTACCTGAGCGTCAGCGCCATCGACAAGCACCAGCTGACCGGCCATGACGCGCAGGCACCGGTATCGGTGCGGCTGAACCCGCCGGCGCCGTTCACGCAGCAGCCCGCCGCGGACGCGGTGCGCTATGCCGATGCCGTGACCTTCGAATGGGCTACGGTGCCGGACGCGGCCCGCTATGAGCTGGCGCTTGCCACCGATGCGGCCTTTACCCGCGACGCCGCCGTCCATGCCGCCGCCGCGTCGCCTGCCGCGCAGGCGCTGGCGCCGGGGCGCTGGTGGTGGCGCGTGCGCAGCGTCGATGCGGCGGACCTGCCGGGCCCGTGGTCGGACGCGGTGCCCTTCCGCATCGAGCCCAAGCCGCCGGTGCCGACCCTGCAGGATGACGGTGGCGCGCTGCATATCGGCTGGCCCGATGGCGGCGGCGGCCCGGGCTACCTGGTGCAGATGGCGGCCGATGCGGGCTTTGCCACGCTGCTGGCCGACCAGCACACCGCCACCAACGCCATCGACCTGCCGCGGCCCGCGCCGGGTGTGTACTACATCCGCGTGGCGCGCGCCGCGCCCGGCGTCGCGCCCGACCCGGCCGCGTTCTCGGCGCCGCAGCGCATCGACGTCATCGCCTTGCTGCGCGATGGCCAGGGCGGCGCAATCGGCTCGGGCGACCGGCCGGACGGCGGTGGCCGCATCCGGCTCCGCTGA
- a CDS encoding heavy metal sensor histidine kinase — protein sequence MKPRLSLTARLTILFSLSSAAVLLGLGVLIWLAIDDHFADEDYAVLADNVRLIGKIAADGPPASLPQRLGPALEHHAGFVAEVRGADGKRLYATRDFDFRTALAAAAQAPAGRDAFAWEQQGQTYRGLRAQLAVAPADARSGGQPGALQVLVGMDTALHDHFMHAFRNTLAFYGALAALASGLLGWWAARRGLSPLRTMASRARAVTAHKLDERMPVETVPVEMADLAANLNAMLERLQRDFARLSEFSSDLAHELRTPITNLMTQTQVVLSQPRDAARYRDVLASNVEELQRLSRMVSDMLYLAKTEHGITLPSAEPIEVADEVAALFDFYDALAEDKGVRLALRGRGRITGDRLMLRRALSNLLSNALRHTPAGKGIVVEITPGADAVQVVVENEGETIRPELLPVLFDRFFRADKSRARPESDGAGLGLGLAITQAIVAAHGGAIGVASEAGKTRFTLTFRA from the coding sequence ATGAAGCCCCGCCTGTCGCTGACGGCGCGGCTCACCATCCTGTTCTCGCTGTCGTCGGCGGCGGTGCTGCTGGGGCTGGGCGTGCTGATCTGGCTGGCGATCGACGATCATTTCGCCGACGAGGACTACGCGGTGCTGGCGGACAACGTGCGGCTGATCGGGAAGATCGCCGCCGACGGCCCGCCGGCGTCACTGCCGCAACGGCTGGGGCCGGCGCTGGAGCACCATGCCGGCTTCGTCGCCGAAGTGCGTGGCGCCGATGGCAAGCGCCTGTACGCGACCAGGGATTTCGATTTCCGCACGGCGCTGGCCGCCGCCGCGCAGGCGCCGGCAGGGCGCGACGCCTTTGCCTGGGAACAGCAGGGCCAGACCTACCGCGGCTTGCGCGCGCAGCTGGCGGTGGCGCCCGCCGACGCCCGGTCGGGCGGCCAGCCCGGCGCGCTGCAGGTGCTGGTCGGCATGGACACGGCATTGCATGACCACTTCATGCACGCGTTCCGCAACACGCTGGCCTTCTACGGCGCGCTGGCGGCGCTGGCGAGCGGGTTGCTGGGCTGGTGGGCGGCGCGCCGCGGGCTGTCGCCGCTGCGCACCATGGCCTCGCGCGCACGTGCCGTCACCGCGCACAAGCTCGACGAGCGCATGCCGGTCGAGACCGTGCCGGTGGAAATGGCGGACCTCGCCGCCAACCTCAACGCGATGCTGGAACGGCTGCAGCGCGACTTCGCCCGGCTGTCGGAATTCTCGTCGGACCTCGCGCACGAACTGCGCACGCCGATCACCAACCTGATGACGCAGACCCAGGTGGTGCTGTCGCAGCCGCGCGATGCGGCACGCTACCGCGATGTGCTGGCCTCCAACGTGGAAGAGCTGCAGCGGCTGTCGCGCATGGTGTCGGACATGCTGTATCTGGCCAAGACCGAGCACGGCATCACGCTGCCCAGCGCGGAGCCGATCGAGGTAGCGGATGAAGTCGCCGCGCTGTTCGATTTCTACGATGCGCTCGCCGAGGACAAGGGCGTGCGGCTCGCGCTGCGCGGCCGCGGCCGTATCACCGGCGACCGCCTGATGCTGCGGCGGGCACTGAGCAATCTGCTGTCGAATGCGCTGCGGCATACGCCGGCGGGCAAGGGCATCGTGGTGGAGATCACGCCCGGCGCCGACGCGGTGCAGGTGGTGGTGGAGAATGAAGGCGAGACCATCCGGCCCGAGTTGCTGCCCGTGCTGTTCGACCGCTTCTTCCGCGCCGACAAGTCGCGCGCGCGGCCCGAGTCCGACGGCGCGGGTCTGGGGCTGGGGCTGGCGATCACGCAGGCCATCGTGGCCGCGCACGGCGGCGCCATCGGTGTGGCCTCCGAGGCGGGCAAGACGCGCTTTACCCTGACCTTTCGCGCTTAG